A portion of the Acidisoma sp. PAMC 29798 genome contains these proteins:
- a CDS encoding DUF423 domain-containing protein yields the protein MDRLWLGLGAVFGLIGVMMAALAAHALPGRLSSTALALVHTAIEMQMWHALALIGCGILARISPARGVTLAGIGFALGTILFCGAVYSIALAGIELPGVAPTGGFLVMAGWVCLGSLAFRRPAV from the coding sequence ATGGACCGTCTTTGGCTCGGCCTGGGCGCCGTATTCGGCCTGATCGGCGTGATGATGGCGGCCCTTGCCGCCCATGCGCTGCCGGGCCGGCTGTCATCCACGGCGCTTGCGCTGGTGCATACGGCCATCGAGATGCAGATGTGGCACGCCTTGGCGCTCATCGGCTGCGGCATCCTGGCTCGGATTAGTCCCGCACGTGGCGTGACGCTTGCCGGTATCGGTTTCGCCCTGGGCACGATCCTGTTTTGTGGCGCCGTCTACAGCATCGCCTTGGCGGGGATCGAACTGCCTGGCGTGGCGCCGACCGGCGGCTTCCTGGTCATGGCTGGCTGGGTCTGTCTCGGCAGCCTGGCCTTCAGGCGCCCTGCGGTCTGA